TTCGAAGCTGGCCGCATATTGCATAGAGGAACTCGCGAAGAGAGGGTTACCGGGCGCCGGGGCGGAAGTTAAAATACCGGGAGGAGCCAGAGATAAAAGCTGGGATATCGCTTGGGAATACGACGCGAAATACCGCCTCGGGATTTCCTTAAAATCCCTGTTGAAGAATATACCGGGTACGGTACCTAACCGTCTGGACGATTTAATGGGCGAAGTAGCGAACGCGCAAATGTACTCGCCCGAGATAGTACTGGGCTATATAATGATTTTCGACGTAAGCCAGGATACTACTCGAGGTAAGAACGGCAAATTATGGTCCGAATTCCTGGAGAGCAAACTTCGCTTCCTATCCGGACGTCGCGCGCCGGCGTGGAGCACCGGTACGCTCGAGGCGACGGTCCTTGTCCGAATCGATTTTTCCCGAGGCGCCGAAATTATTTCGGGCGAAACGGTTTTCGGGCGGTTCTTCAACCAGCTCGCGCGCGCTGTGAAAACGCGCAACCCGGGGATTAAATAAAATTACGCGACGATGACGGCGGAACCACATAGGGATTTCTTAAAGGGCCTTAAAGTAAACGGCGAAACGCCCGAAGCCGCAGATATCGCCAACCCTCAGACGCTTATACCGCGGCTCGCCAAAGACCCGGCGGCGCTGAGCGCCATAGAAACGTACGTCGCGACGCTAAAAACCCACCACGACTTGAGGCTCGGCGACGCACGCGATATGGCCGACATAGAAGACGAGGCTGTTCATCTCGTAGTCACGTCGCCGCCCTACTGGACCCTAAAAAAGTATAATGACCGCGACGGCCAACTGGGCGACGTCGGCGATTTCGACGAGTTTCTGGATGAACTCGATAAGGTTTGGCGGCATTGTTACCGGGCGCT
This is a stretch of genomic DNA from bacterium. It encodes these proteins:
- a CDS encoding DNA methyltransferase produces the protein MTAEPHRDFLKGLKVNGETPEAADIANPQTLIPRLAKDPAALSAIETYVATLKTHHDLRLGDARDMADIEDEAVHLVVTSPPYWTLKKYNDRDGQLGDVGDFDEFLDELDKVWRHCYRALVQGGRMVVVVGDVCQARRKAGRHFVAPLHAAIQERCRAIGFDNLAPIIWYK